A window of the Sporosarcina sp. FSL K6-2383 genome harbors these coding sequences:
- a CDS encoding transcriptional regulator — MLSVQRMTPFFTSQEDFRLRLVFAYQYFSIIKGGEVFQFVPSEGKEIVINMKSLQVENLGEVFVFQRGNRFIRLPLYQLLLISDLHIHLTTILEGALDLETELLEVVTLEAVEILEQLEKENRLRMIDYALETNNVSLFNELTEGLS, encoded by the coding sequence ATGCTATCCGTACAGCGTATGACACCTTTTTTTACAAGCCAAGAGGATTTTCGTCTTCGTTTAGTATTCGCTTATCAGTATTTCTCCATCATTAAAGGAGGAGAAGTGTTTCAATTCGTTCCGTCAGAGGGGAAAGAAATCGTCATCAATATGAAGAGTTTGCAGGTTGAAAACCTTGGAGAAGTATTCGTATTCCAACGAGGCAATCGATTTATTCGACTGCCACTCTACCAACTGCTACTCATATCAGACCTTCATATCCATTTGACAACGATTCTTGAAGGGGCACTCGATCTCGAAACAGAGTTGCTTGAGGTCGTCACACTTGAAGCGGTTGAAATCCTCGAACAATTAGAGAAGGAAAACCGACTACGCATGATTGACTACGCACTTGAAACGAATAATGTATCGTTGTTCAATGAATTGACGGAAGGACTGTCGTAA